Below is a window of Mobula hypostoma chromosome X2, sMobHyp1.1, whole genome shotgun sequence DNA.
CCGGGAAGGGGTGACCGGGAGAGTTTTAATGTTACCttgtccagagttgtcacagtgcTGGTACAGGCAGCTCTCCGGGAAGGGGTGACTGGGAGAGTTTTAATGATACCttgtccagagttgtcacagtgcTGGTACAGGAAGCTCTCCAGGAAGGGGTGATTGGGAGAGTTTTAATGTTACCttgtccagagttgtcacagtgcTGGTACGGGCAGCTCTCCGGGAAGGGGTGACTGGGAGAGTTTTAATGACACCttgtccagagttgtcacagtgcTGGTACGGGCAGCTCCCCGGGAAGGGGTGACTGGGAGAGTTTTAATGACAGCttgtccagagttgtcacagtgcTGGTACGGGCAGCTCTCCGGGAAGGGGTGACTGGGAGAGTTTTAATGTTACCttgtccagagttgtcacagtgcTGGTACGGGCAGCTCCCCGGGAAGGGGTGACTGGGAGAGTTTTAATGTTACCttgtccagagttgtcacagtgcTGGTACGGGCAGCTCCCCGGGAAGGGGTGACTGGGAGAGTTTTAATGTTACCttgtccagagttgtcacagtgcTGGTACAGGCAGCTCTCCGGGAAGGGGTGACTGGGAGAGTTTTAATGTTACCttgtccagagttgtcacagtgcTGGTACAGGCAGCTCCCCGGGAAGGGGTGACTGGGAGAGTTTTAATGTTACCttgtccagagttgtcacagtgcTGGTACAGGCAGCTCTCCGGGAAGGGGTGACTGGGAGAGTTTTAATGTTACCttgtccagagttgtcacagtgcTGGTACAGGCAGCTCCCCGGGAAGGGGTGACTGGGAGAGTTTTAATGTTACCttgtccagagttgtcacagtgcTGGTACGGGCAGCTCCCCGGGAAGGGGTGACTGGGAGAGTTTTAATGTTACCttgtccagagttgtcacagtgcTGATACGGGCAGCTCTCCGGGAAGGGGTGACTGGGAGAGTTTTAATGTTACCttgtccagagttgtcacagtgcTGATACGGGCAGCTCTCCGGGAAGGGGTGACCGGGAGAGTTTTAATGTTACCttgtccagagttgtcacagtgcTGGTACAGGCAGCTCTCCGGGAAGGGGTGACTGGGAGAGTTTTAATGTTACCttgtccagagttgtcacagtgcTGGTACGGGCAGCTCTCCGGGAAGGGGTGACTGGGAGAGTTTTAATGTTACCttgtccagagttgtcacagtgcTGATACGGGCAGCTCTCCGGGAAGGGGTGACTGGGAGAGTTTTAATGTTACCttgtccagagttgtcacagtgcTGGTACGGGCAGCTTTCCGGAAAGTGAGACTGGGAGGTTTTAATGGGACTTTGTCCAgcgtttctctctccttctctccagtgAATTtggtggcgattgtgatcctgtcccggggaaagtgcggcctctctacctgcaccactcgctacctggtggccatggcaGCGGCCGATCTACTGACCATTGTCACCGAGGTCATTTTATATCAAATCATTGGATTTTACTTCCCCGGGAGTTTTCTCAGCATCACCCCTGTGTGCAGTGTTATCGATGTACTGATGTTCACAGCCACAGActgttctgtctggttcaccgtcaccTTCACCTTTGATCGGTTTGTCACCATTTGCTGccagaagctgaaaacaaaatattgcaccgggAAAACTGCGGCTGTGGTTCTAACAACAACCGGTGTGCTGTTCTGTCTGAAAAACGCTCCCCGATATTTCCCATGGGAACCCTTGGTGCTCATCGATAATATACCGTGGTTCTGTGATCTCAAGGACAATGTTTTCACTGACCCCGGGTGGGTAGGATATGACTGGCTCGATACGGTTTTAACTCCGTTCCTCCCTTTCGCTGCGATCCTGCTTCTCAACGCTCTGACAGTCAGACACATTTTAGTGGCCAGTCGGGTCCGTAAGGGGCTGAAGGGTCAGAGCAAGGGGGAGAACcgcagtgacccggagatggagagcaggaggaggtctgtgGTTTTACTCTTCACCCTCTCCGGCAGCTTCATCCTCCTGTGGATGACAGCGTTTGTAAATGTCATATATTACCAGGTCTCAGGAAAAGGATCCGATTTCAATGATTCTGAATGGATCTTTCACCGCGTCGGGATTTTGCTGAGTGATTTCAGCTGTTGTACAAATACATTTATTTATGCGCTGACTCAGTCGAAATTCAGGGAACAGGTGATCAGAGCGGCGCAATATCCGGTCACCTCGTTGCTTCTGTTCATTAATAAATCCGCGTACTAAACACAAGCCGCAGTGTCTCAGTCCCGGTTCTTGCTCCTCGCATTCACCACTTGATCTTCCAGTTAGTATTCCGGGGGTTGATCGTCCCATTAACCGGTAGCTCCGGGGACGTTAGGATCGTGTTGTGGGAGGGGCATGAAAATGACGTGCAGAATCAGTGTCTCATTGGCCCGCCAGTTGTCAGTCGAAGAACAACTCCGGAATACCGCACAGCCATTGGTCTGTGGATATGTCCATTTATTCCTATTCCCGCTGACCAACCTCATTCTGGAGTTTCCACAAGCCGACGGAAATTTAGTCTGGTGATGGTTGGCTAATCTAGTGTCAATCAGAAATTCCCTAGAATAATTGGCTAACGTGAAACAATAGGGCGGACTTTGGTAGAAACGGCAGTTGGCAATTCAAATAAAGGCGCATTCACACCATGAACTCTCACTGCTTTATTTATCATTCAAATTAAATCTATAAGGGTACGTCCatactacgccggataattttgaaaacgataCTTTTTTCTCTTCGctttgccctcccgtccacagTGAGCCGGCGTTTTCGGTCCcggaaaacggagattttcgaaaacactctccggagtgaataaatctgaaaacgcttaatatccggcgtagtgtgtacggggtaaacggagagatttaaaaacgctgtcatgacgtgccggaacagatgtaaGTTGTTTTCTTGAAGGCCACCAGCTAACAATTTCCGAACAGacggacgagactgaagccagttgACCCATAGTTTAcggaataaataagtatactccctttgccctgttttctgtccttgtttGTATGTAGGTAGttcacctatttatgcaagtacttctctgacaatagatgtgtaacagcctaatgtaacattgtatggaaatacaagacaacactgatgcagacgttttatacatttaacaaggtgctttattgaTGCAACAGAgtcagtcagtttttcaatgttcgtcgtcagccgggtcacactgtccgtgaactccctgtcggttgcctccatacgctccagtatttgtttttttttaaagttttaagtCCTACTGCGCGACAGCCAAGAGCAatccctttaaagtttttctactctgtaactggacaaacacgcactaagtatatcgtttcctcttcgcttgttttcgcTGTGTGagctgcgcatgcccagtaggaggaaatTCGCCCAAATATgtgcctaatgtggacggagatattttgaaaaacgcttagtgtggacgcctgtcgtttttactcgaaaccggcgttttcaaagttgtccggcgtagtgtggatgcAGTTGCCCCGAACAACCCAATAAATTTCTGTAATAAAACACAATGCTGTTATTTGAATAAGATATTGCCATAACTTAAGAAAGCTTTAAAATTAAAACTACCATCCCAAAAAGCTTGTAATAAAGCCTGTATTTGATTTCTGTCAAACATACACGCTTCGCAATGTAATAATTTTTCTTTAACTGCTTCATAATGTCAAAACAGTCAACCCATGCAGCTGGGTCGGAACCGTCTTTCCCCCACCGAACGACACAGAGATTGAGAGCGGGTGAATGTCTATATTGCATCCATTCCGCCACTGCAGTGCAACCTGTTCCCCTCGGCCAGAGAGGGAAGGCCCGCCTGTAggaagggggaccctggtgagccagacagcATTCCCTTCCGTCCCCTGAGCCCGGATGCAGATCCCAGCTACTTTACGTTACAACCAGCGGTCCCTGCCTCTGTCAGCTCTCGTGGTCTCCGGTACTGAGGGAAACCTTCTGGATGAAGACATAGCTTCCCGTCCCGGAAATCCTCGGGAGCCGTTGAGTACCCCTCTGGAAGCCCGGGCACCAGACGCTAGACTTCTGGTTCGcgtcacacactgcacaccaccCCGTCTCTTATTCTCTCCGGAAACCATCAGGAGCAGGTACAATTTAACCTAATTccctctcctcaaactcctattgtTCTTGGGTACCTCTGGTTAAGCTGCCGCAATTCCCACTTTGATTGGCCCACTGGGAAGATAGCCAGCTGGAGTCTGGTCTGTCACTCTACTTGTCTTCAGTCGGCCCTTTCCCCTGTGAAAATCACCGCGACCTCGTCTACCGCTGAAACCCCCGACTTATCCAGGGTTCCAGCAGAGTACCGCGATCTGGGAGAGGTGTTCAGCAAacaacgggctctttccctgcctccaccccGACCTTACGATTGTGCTATTGACCTTCTCCCCGGAACCCCtctacccaccagtcggctgtGTAACCTGTCCCGgccagaaagggaagcaatggaggcttactTAAATGAATCTCCCGCGGCGGGCAGTATCCGACACTCATCTTCCACTGTTggcgcaggtttcttctttgtgcGGAAGAAACACGGATCACTgcgcccctgcattgactaccgaGGCCTAAATAGCATCAccataaagaaataaaaaatatcTACCACCCCTTCTCAACTCTGTTTTCGAACCACTTCACgaagccaccatcttctccaagtTGGACCTACGAAGTGCCTATCATCTGGTCAGGATAagagagggagatgagtggaaaagAGCGTTCAACACCCCTCTTGGTCAATTCGAATACCTGGTCATGTCattcggccttaccaatgccccCGCCGTTTTCCAAGCTCTGATAAACGATGTCCTTAGAGATTTTATTAACAGTTTCGTGTTTGtttatttggatgacatcctaatctt
It encodes the following:
- the LOC134340986 gene encoding probable G-protein coupled receptor 139, with translation MFAVWDMSHGVQKILYVIIAVTGVPLNLVAIVILSRGKCGLSTCTTRYLVAMAAADLLTIVTEVILYQIIGFYFPGSFLSITPVCSVIDVLMFTATDCSVWFTVTFTFDRFVTICCQKLKTKYCTGKTAAVVLTTTGVLFCLKNAPRYFPWEPLVLIDNIPWFCDLKDNVFTDPGWVGYDWLDTVLTPFLPFAAILLLNALTVRHILVASRVRKGLKGQSKGENRSDPEMESRRRSVVLLFTLSGSFILLWMTAFVNVIYYQVSGKGSDFNDSEWIFHRVGILLSDFSCCTNTFIYALTQSKFREQVIRAAQYPVTSLLLFINKSAY